In Nostoc edaphicum CCNP1411, the sequence CAAAGTAGGAAACTGTAAAGTTAGAACGCCCAAAGACATAAACGAAAGGTAGCTGATGAATACCTCTAGGTGATTGTTGAGTGTCAGAACGCAGATTTTCGAGCGGGTTAAATCCCCATTCTGCTAAAAATTGCAGCATGGCATCATAACTAATTATCCCGCCAGTATCCAAGATGTCATAACGTACTAAGGGAATACCGTTATCTCCAGAGAACAGCAATCCGCCATCTTGAACTTCAAAAAAGCGACTGCAAGGATCGTATTGTACTAGCGTGGGTAAACGCGATTCCCCAAATAAAGCTCTAGCTGCATCGGGATTTTCTGCCAAAAAACGGCGAATGCAGATACTTAACGGTGTTTCATTACCCAAAACTCCCGCATCCGCAGTCCCGTAAAGTGATGCAAAATCATAACAAGGATTTTGTAAACCAACTCTTTGGGCAACTAAACTCCGCCATTCTTCACTAAATACTTCTCCCGCCATCACTAATTTAATCTGATATTGCTGCCACTCCACACCACGGGCGATACCAGTATCAATGACATCTTTTAAAAATGGCGGGTATCCCAATAACACCACTTGTTCAAAAGCTGAACCTAATTCCTGCACAACTCGCAATATTTCTTCTTTATTGTTACCAGGAGTAATTACAGTGATGGGATAACCTTTGCTAGCAAGATAACGACAGCAATTAGTAGTAAACATTCCACCTACCCAAGTGCCCAAAGTGAAACAAATCACTGCTAGGGTACGTCTGGTATCTGCATAGAAACTATCGTGAAAAATTTGTTCAAAACGTGTGGCGATTTGGAGTTCATCTGTGAAAAAACGAGGCCAAAATGTCGGTTTCCCACTGGAACCTGATGAAGCAGCTATCATGTCGCACGCTTGGAGTTGTCCGTTGCGGCACAAGTCAGCTAAGGGATAACGCAGTATATAATTTTGTTTAGCGATCGCTGGGAGTTTTTGAAACTCTTCCAAGGTTTGAATAGTCGCGGGATTAATTTCCCTTTCTGCTAAAAAAGCCTTGTAAGCTGGCACATTAGCCGCCACATCGTGAAATAAAGTCAACGCTGCCGAAGTTTGAGTGTTGAGATGCCGTTGCAGTAGCGTTTCTAGGGGGGTAGACAAAAAATCTTCAAATGCTTTAATTACTTGCTGCTGTCTTGATTTGTGGTTCATGACGCTTGTTGTTTATCCTGAAGTAAACCAACACCGTTAAACAGTGCTGAGTGCTGAGTAACTAGTGCTGAGTTAAAAAAACAATAATCGCACGGGCTAAACCCTAGCTATACGCTAACAGCATCAAACAAATGCTCCTAACCTTTGGTAGGATATCCGAAAATGAGGATAGGCGCGTTGTAGTTACTCAATAAAACCTTAATTTATCCTTGGGCACCATGCAGCTCTATTGCAGTAAACAACACACAAATAATGGTAGTAACCGCTTTTGTACCCATTGCGGTGAGCCATTACCTCTTGGTGTGGGACAGGTTGTGGATAATCGCTATCAAATTATCCGTCAATTAGGGCAGGGCGGCTTTGGACGCACCTATTTGGCTGAGGATATAAATAAATCCCATCAAACCTGTGTGTTGAAGGAATTTGCACCCCAAGTACAAGAACATCAAGATTTACAAAAAGCTAAAGAGTTATTTGAACGAGAAGCAAATGTTCTCAAAAAACTCCAGCATCCACAAATTCCGCGTTTTCATGCTTCGCTACAAGTGAAAATCGGTACTAAAGATTTTTTCTTTTTAGTACAAGATTATGTGGATGGTGATAATTATTACCAATTATTAGAACAGCGGGAAACTCAAGGAAAAACCTTTAATGAAGAGGAAGTAATTACTCTACTGCAACAGATTTTACCAGTGTTATCCTACATCCACTCACAAGATGTAGTTCACCGTGATATCTCTCCCGATAATTTGATTTGGCGGCGTTCTGATAATCTCCCGGTGCTGATTGATTTTGGTGGTGTTAAGCAATTGCCAGCTTCTCAAGGTTTTTGGCAGACTAAGCTAGCTGAAAATAATACTTTGCTAGGTAAAAAGGGCTACGCCCCAGAAGAACAGCTACGTCAGGGAAAAGCATTTTTCAGTAGTGATTTATACTCTTTGGCGGTAACAACATTAGTGTTGCTCACAGGACAAGAACCGCAAAAATTATACGACAGCTATCAGGGAATTTGGGGATGGGGAAAACAAATCCGAGTTAGTCCCCAATTGGAAGCGGTGTTAAAAAAGATGCTGGCTTATAAACCTAGCGATCGCTACCAACGAGCCGAGCAAATCCTCAAAGATTTACCATCGTCAACTGCAACTAAATCCCCAGGTAATTATATTACTGGCAAGATTAAGACGATGGTTGTTGCTCCGGGAAGACAACGCGCTAGTGCTATTGTGAGTAGATTTCAGAGCAGAACGCAAGCGATTGCTAAACCGATATCTTGGCCTGTTTGGATTCGCCCTTTTGTGATCAGTTTAGGGGGAACAGCTATAGTTGGATTAACTTTGGCGGCGGGAAATGCAGTAATTCGGGCTGTAACTTCAATCACTATTCCATCAATTTCCTTACCGGAAATTCCCCAGTTTCCAAATCCGATTGGTAAACCAGTCAGCGACAAAGGAAAAAATAGCAATCTCCAGGAAATTATCAGTCGTCGTCAACAGCTAGAAATTACTGAAGGATTTTTTATTCCCTTCGTCGATAATTTATTTTATACAAAAAAACCAGAATTAAAAGGACGTAGCCTGACATCTAAACCAGAAGACGCGGGTTTACGAAATGAATGGTCTGGTATTGCTGACGATTTATTGAATAAAATAGAACGGGCTAACCTCAGTACAGCATCTCGTCGAAAATTGGGGAACTATAGTCAAAAAGATTACGATACATGGAGACGACAAGCGCGATCGGGGCAGCTTGGGAACTATACAATTGATCAGCTGACCAAAGACACAAATGAAAAATTTGATCGGTTGTTTCCTGATCAGCAGCGTGGAAAACTCAATCAAAAGACTTTCGGTCAAATTTGGTATGCGATCGCAGCTGATCAAGTCAGTAAAGTACAATCTGGCAAGTAAGGAGACTGGGGACTGGGGACTGGAGAAGAGTTACTAATAACAAATGACAAATGACTAATAACTAATGACTAAAATATATTGTTCTAAAGGACATGAAAATACTCCAGGTAGTCGCTTTTGTCTCCAGTGTGGTGAAAATTTGTTGGATACGCCCATGAGTTATGGTATTCAACCGGGACTAACTTTAGGCGATCGCTATGTGATTGTACGTCAAATTGGCCAGGGTGGCTTTGGACGTACTTATTTAGCTGAAGATGTCAACCGTTTCCGTGAACTTTGTGTTTTAAAAGAATTTTCTCCCCAAGTTCAAACCGCTTACGTTGTCCAAAAAGCTGAAGAACTGTTTGAGAGGGAAGCGAGTGTTCTTTATAAACTGCAACATCCCCAAATTCCCCGCTTCCGGGAACTGCTGCGGATGAACTTAGGAGGCAAAGAATATCTGTTTTTGGTGCAAGATTATGTAGAAGGGGAAACTTACAACTCGTTGT encodes:
- a CDS encoding serine/threonine-protein kinase, with amino-acid sequence MQLYCSKQHTNNGSNRFCTHCGEPLPLGVGQVVDNRYQIIRQLGQGGFGRTYLAEDINKSHQTCVLKEFAPQVQEHQDLQKAKELFEREANVLKKLQHPQIPRFHASLQVKIGTKDFFFLVQDYVDGDNYYQLLEQRETQGKTFNEEEVITLLQQILPVLSYIHSQDVVHRDISPDNLIWRRSDNLPVLIDFGGVKQLPASQGFWQTKLAENNTLLGKKGYAPEEQLRQGKAFFSSDLYSLAVTTLVLLTGQEPQKLYDSYQGIWGWGKQIRVSPQLEAVLKKMLAYKPSDRYQRAEQILKDLPSSTATKSPGNYITGKIKTMVVAPGRQRASAIVSRFQSRTQAIAKPISWPVWIRPFVISLGGTAIVGLTLAAGNAVIRAVTSITIPSISLPEIPQFPNPIGKPVSDKGKNSNLQEIISRRQQLEITEGFFIPFVDNLFYTKKPELKGRSLTSKPEDAGLRNEWSGIADDLLNKIERANLSTASRRKLGNYSQKDYDTWRRQARSGQLGNYTIDQLTKDTNEKFDRLFPDQQRGKLNQKTFGQIWYAIAADQVSKVQSGK
- a CDS encoding phenylacetate--CoA ligase family protein produces the protein MNHKSRQQQVIKAFEDFLSTPLETLLQRHLNTQTSAALTLFHDVAANVPAYKAFLAEREINPATIQTLEEFQKLPAIAKQNYILRYPLADLCRNGQLQACDMIAASSGSSGKPTFWPRFFTDELQIATRFEQIFHDSFYADTRRTLAVICFTLGTWVGGMFTTNCCRYLASKGYPITVITPGNNKEEILRVVQELGSAFEQVVLLGYPPFLKDVIDTGIARGVEWQQYQIKLVMAGEVFSEEWRSLVAQRVGLQNPCYDFASLYGTADAGVLGNETPLSICIRRFLAENPDAARALFGESRLPTLVQYDPCSRFFEVQDGGLLFSGDNGIPLVRYDILDTGGIISYDAMLQFLAEWGFNPLENLRSDTQQSPRGIHQLPFVYVFGRSNFTVSYFGANIYPENVTVGLEQPGIQEWVTGKFVLQVKEDADKNRFLSVVVELGAGVEGSEDQRVAIASSILSQLLRLNSEFANYVPAEYQTPQVTLAPMGDAEYFPVGVKHRYTRK